The window CCTTGGAATTCATTTTGACCAGGACGTGGTCTCCTCCTGGGTTTACCAGcgatgacatcacttcctgaacAGAAGTGTTCACCGGCAGCATCAGCGTGACTGACGTATGGTCTGGCCGAAATATCTCATACAATACTAGGAAACACAGAGACATGGGAGAAGACATTTTGCATTAAAACAAAGCATAGAAACAATCATTAATACCGACCAATCTGTAAGTGCCTTTCATGGTTACAGTGGGTTGTGAATGGTTAACCAATAAGGCATAGTTCAGGACATTACCATACTATTCAAGAAATAGTTATTATCATGCTATGGTTGACATAACTCGTAGTAGTCTCACTGACCTTTGTCCTGTGATCTGATTGGCAGGCACTTCCCTACTGGCTCCTCACAACTGGAGAACCAGTCAAACTGATGGTGACAAATAACACACAGAGTACGTCAGCCACAACTGTGGCTTTTAATTTCTCTATGTTTGTTATGCTTTTATATCTTTTAGCTCAGGGAGGCGTTATGTGCTGTCTACTTTTCCAGAATTTCTGTTATCTCACAATCTGCCTATGTAAGGGGGGCATGTAATGTGGTAATAACCAGAGGAGCagaagtacactacatgaccagaagtatgtggacacctgctcgtcgaacatctcattccaaaatcatgggcattaatatggggttggtcccccctttgctctaataacagcctccactcttctgggaagactttccactagatgttggaacattgcagcggggacttgcttccattcaaccacatcagcattagtgaggtcggcactgatgttgggcgattaggcctggctcacagtcggagttacaattcatcccaaaagtgtttgatCGGGTTGAAgtcagtgctctgtgcaggccagtcaagttcttacacaccaatctcgacaaaccatttctgtatggacatcgCTTCGTGCATgagagcattgtcatgctgaaacaggaaagggccttccccaaacttttgccacaaaagTTTGCACAGAATCgtccagaatgtcattgtacgctgcTGTAGTGTTAaaatttccctttactggaactaaggggcctagcccaaaccatgaaaaacagccccagaccattattcctcctccaccaaattttacagttggcacaatgcattggggcaggtagcgttctcctggcatccaccaaacccacaTTCGTCTGTCGAacgtttccactgttccagagtccaatggtggtgagctttacaccactccagctgacgcttggcattacgcatggtgattttaggtttgtgtgaggctgcttggccatggaaaccaatttcatgaagctccttgtgcagttcttgtgctgacgttgcttccagaggcagtttggaaccccgtagtgagtgttgtaaccgaggacaggCAATTTTTACGCACTACATGCTTCTGCACTCAGCTGGCCCgttctttgagcttgtgtggcctaccacttcgtgactgagacattgttgctcctagaagtttccactggcaatgtttgtctatggagattgcatggcggtgtgctcaattttaaacacctgtcagcaatgggtgtggctaaaatagcaaaatccactcatttgaaggggagtccacatacctttgtatatatagtgtatgtgtgcgtgcacaAGTGATCTTTATTGAGCATGTACTCTCGTGGACAGACTACTAAAACATAACTTGAGAATCTGACAAAATTACgcaagattttagttctgggttaaccaagaTGATTCATTAtaagcatattattattattagaattATTATTATAAAGTAACTTACCCTTGCCAGTGACCCAAAACCATTTTCCAGCCTGGAAAGATATTGAAAAATACAAAAACGTGAAATTATTTGCATTAGAATCTACATGCTAGAAATACTCCCATCATCCTGGTTACAATACTTCATAATGCTAACAACGTGGCTGCTTCAGCTTCTGTCGACTGCTTCTGTCGTCTGTCTCTTCAGCAGGAGGAGCTAGatgccttgttaatttgttttGGTAGACAGATGAAAAAATACACTGCCATAAATGTTGGGTATGTGAGCCTCTCAAAATGTGAGTACAGTACATAGAAATAGACATAACTTAAGTTTCACATTACTGAAGTCACACCATTAATATCTAATCCAACCCATGATATATAACAGGTATCTTGACCTCATTCATTCACCTGGTCGGTTATTCTATATGACAGACTGACTGGGTGATGTGTTCCTACTCACACTCTggttctcctcctgtctctgAGCTGCTCTCTCAGCATACTGGACAGACGGGAGTCACCTGACACCTCTTTCCTCAGCGTCTGTCATGCATACAATATGTTCTATATTATCTACTTTTCAGAGCCTTATATTTGGATAAATAACATTAATATAAGACTGCTATTTTTGATCCTGTGTAGATacatctacagatgtaggatcttaatttgatcactcatttgttgctgagaattcttctgcacagcaggaaatgtaaACTTGTAATGTATTCAAGGTTTATAAAGGCttctaatttccactttaaaatgtcagtcttgatttgccctaacaaaaaatgtatcaacccctgcaACAATGTTTTCATTAATTAATATCCACATAGtaattcacattttctgttgctgtagcaaactgtgtcaaattaagatcctacatctgtatatatCTGTACATACACATAATTTCTGTGTGTGTTCATACCAAACTCACTCACCTCCAGGAAGTCAACAGCGATGGGGTCGTCTTTGAGCATCTGGCTGAACAGCGCCACCCACTGGCCAATCAGCTTCACTATCTTTTGCTTGGTGTTGAGGGCGTAGGCTGCCTTCTCCAGCTCTGAGCCCTCAGACGGCTCGGCATGGTAAGTGCACTCAAGGTTAAGGAAGGGAACCTACCCATCTGAACAACAACTTAACACAGCTATTCTAGACCTAGATCACTGTCTGAGCTCCTGTCGACTGAAGAGACACTAGTCTGTCTCTTCAGTTTGAGGAGCTGGATGCTTTGGTTAAATTATGGtaatttgtttaatttatttcatttaattacaTTTAAAGTGTTTCATTTGTTTTTGGTAGACCAATTAAAAATACTCCCAAAAATGGTGGGTATGTGATCCACTTAAATCAGAATGTATTGGTCCCGTACATATATTTTATGCAGATGTTATCgtaggtgcagcaaaatgcttatgtttgtagctccaacagtgcagtatacctaagaatacaaaacaatacacacaaccccccccccctgaaagtattcagaccccttgacttagttccacattttgatactttacagccttattctaaaatcttttttttttaaatgtatattctcaatctaaacacaataccccataacgacaacgggaaaacagtttttttgaaatgtttgtaaatgtattataaataaaaacagaaataccttatttacataagtattcagaccctttgctatgagactggaaattgagctcaggtgcatcctgtttccattgttaatccttgaaatgtttgattgtgtcacgcctgctcccgctctccctccctggcaCGCGAaggcgccaggctccccagcattactcACTCCCGCCACCTTCAGTATGCACACCTGCCTTTCCCCGTCACGTGTGTCAGCGATTaatggactcacctggactcaatcacctctgtcattacctcccctatatctgtctggttcCACACTTTATTCACTGTGCAGCATTAATTGTCATATGTGCTTGTTTACCCGTGTGGTTTACCCGTCCTGGTTTGTTGCCTGTCTGTTTTGTATTAAATATCAACTCTCCGTACCTTcttctcatctccagcgtcggtccttacagaatgctgcagccatCTAACGAAGCATCAGGGAGTGCTGGCGTTCCGGTTGGTGGTGACGTCGATTCCGGCGGCCGACACCGATGGAACCGGGGATGCCTAAGCCAGCTTGTCGAGCTGTCATGCCCTAGTTGGCTCGAGAGGTTCTTGCCCCGGTTGGCTCAGAAGGCGCCCATCCCACTTCGGGCCTCATCCAGATTGTCAGGTTTTTACGCCCAGACTGTTCATCAGGCTTCCACGCCGCAGCGGGATCGACAAGCGTTCACGCCACAGCCGGATCGTCAGGCTGCTATGCCTCTGCCGGTTCGTCGGGAATTTACGCCCAGCCGGCTTGCCCAGTGCCCGTGCCTCGGCCAGCCCGTCAGGCTTGCCCAGGTGGGACACCGGGTGGCGCCCCTAGAgggaggggtactgtcacgcctgctcccgctctccctccctggtgGGCGAAGGCGCCAGGCTCCTGCCACCATctgtacgcacacctgccttcccccttCACGCacatcagcgattattggactcacctggactcaatcacaaTCTGTCTGGTTCCCCGCTCTATTCCCGGCTGGAACATTATTTGTAATATGTCCCCGTGTGCTGACGCTTTTCCCCTGTGCTGATGCTTTTCCTAGTTTGTTGCCTGTCTGTTCCATATTAAATGTCAACTCCCCGTACCCGCTTCTCATATTTAGCTACGGTCCTTACAGATTGGagactgtggtaaattcaattgattggacatgatttggaaaggcacacacctgtctatataaggtcccacagttgacagtacatgtcagggcaaaaagcaagccatgaggtcgaaggaattgtccgtagagctcagagacaggattatgttgaggcaaagatctggggaagggtaccaaaacatttctgcagcactgaaagtccccaagaacacagtggcatccatcagtcttaaatggaagaagtttggaaccaccaagactcttcctagagttggccgcccggacatactgagcaatcgggggagaagagccttggtcagggaggtgaccaagaacacgatggtcactctgacagagctctagagttcctctgtggagatgggagaacattctagaactacaaccatctctgcagcactccaccaatcaagcctttatggtagagtggccagacagaagccactcctcagtaaaaggcacatgacagcccgcttggagtttgccaaaaggcctctcagaccatgagaaacaagattctctagtctgatgaatcCAAAATTAAATTATTTGGCCTGACTGCCAAGCGTCacaacgtctggaggaaacctggcaccatccctacggtgaaacatggtggtggcagcatcatgatgtgggatgtttttcagcagcaggaactgggagactagtcaggatcgagggaaagatgaacggagcaaagtacagagaaatccttaatgaaaacctgccccaAAGTGCTtagtacctcagactggggcgaaggttcaccttcaaacagcacaatgaccctaagctcacagccaagacaacgcaggagtggcttcgggacaagtctctgaatgtccttgagtggcccagccagaacctggacttgaacccgaactaacatctctggagagacctgaaaatagctatgcagcaacgctccccatccaacctgacaaagcttgagaggatctgcagagaagaaggggagaaactccccaaatacaggtgtgttaaGCTTGTAGGGTCATTcccaagaagaatcaaggctgtaatcgctgccaaaggtgctaaaaacaaagtactgagtaaaggctctgaatacttctgtaaatgtgctATTTCCATTTCCTattgtgaggtattgtgtatagattgaagagaaaaaacaaacaattgaatcaattttaaaaCGAGGCTGTaacgtggaaaagtcaaggggtctgaatactatcacaaatgcactgtatggccagtgttcaatgactatgtacatagggcagcagtctctaaggtgcagaaTAGAGTACCGAGTGGTAGCCGGCTaataacagtgactaagttcagggcagggcactgggcggaggccggttagtggtgactatttaacagtccgATAGGagctggagatagaagctgtttttcagtctctcggtcccagctttgatgcacctgtactgtctccgccttcATGATGGTAGTGGAGTGGACAGGCCGTGGATCAGggggccaagacaaatttctgttgcgccttcttcacctgtgtagatggaccatttcaggttgtcagtgatttGCATGCCGAGGAACGTGAAACCATTCACCCTTTCCATGCCGAGGAACGTGAAgcttttcaccctctccactgcAGCCCAGTTGATGTGCATGGGggtgtgctctctctgctgtctcctgaagtccacaatcagagccttcattttgttgacgttgaaggagaggttattttcctggcaccactccgccatggctgtcttgtcattgttgttaatcaggcctaccactgttgtatcgtcagcaaacttgatgattgagttggagacgtgcgtggctacgcagtcatggctgaacagggagtacaggagggggctgagcacgcacccttgtggggcccccgtgttgaggaacAGCGTGGCGGAGGTGTTACTACCTGGggttggcctgtcaggaagtccaggaccaagtTGCACAGGTCGGGGTTCAGACCAATGGCTCCAAGCAAAGTGATGAGCTTGAAGGGCaccatggtgttgaaggctgagctgtagtcaatgaaaaaacattcttacataggtattcctcatgtccagatgggatagggcagtgtgcactgCGATGGTGATTGCGTCAtccatggatctgttggggtggtatgcaaattgagaGCTCACAGTCCTCATGAACGGCGCTGGCCCACATTGGCGGCTCTGTGTTTTCCTCGAATAAGGTGCTCGTCCAGGAGCGAGTCGTCGGTTTCCACGACATGGCTGGCTTTCCCTTTATAAGGACAAATTGTTGTCTCTTTATCGAGACTTAATGTAAATGCTAGATTCTAGTAGATttcggaggtggaactgcgttagagctgtcaaaagcgtcaaatccacaagtggctcctTTGTCTTATCACGGACGCTACTATTGGATGCAACAAAACCACCAATTTTATATAATCTGACAAATCCCATGCAGCCATGTTAGAAGTTCATGCATCTGTGTTACAAGTTCAAGCACTTGAATGCGTGATATTCTATGTTCTACACCTCGAGTAGACTGACAATCTATAAATCCCCCCCATCCAAATTAACATGAAAACATGCCTACACTTTCTGCTACCGTTTGAGCTTCTAACACGGTAGGTATAATAAGAAAAGGGATGGTTTGTGACACACAAGCTCAGCCcataggggcagcaggtagcctagtggttagagtgttgggccagtaaccgaaaggttgctaaatcgaatccacgagctgacaaattaaaaatctgtcgttctgcccctgaacaaggcagttaacccactgttcctaggctggcattgtaaataagaatttgttcttaactgacttgcctagttaaataaaggttaaataaaaacatttaaaatgcaCTGCCAAAACATCTGCTATAAGGATGTCTGCCAATGCCGGTTAacacttgatctgattgaattgaggcatagaaaataaaaataaacacaacaactTATGGCATTGTCATCATTATCACACCTACATCATCATAAAGGATATTGCTGTTGTAGGGCCGGGCAGAGCTGGCTGGAGGGCATGAAGACCCTGTGGGTCAGTAGGAAGTCACTCACGCAGGGATCTGTAGGCACACAGACAGAACAACACATAACACACTAACAAGGCCTAATGGCATTATGTGCCCCTCCCGCAGTCCCCGTGGTTCCTACCTGAAAAACACAGGAACAATTTGAGACATCTGATGTTGGCTTTTAGCGGAGATATAATATATAGCCAGGAATGTGACTGACCTGATTCTGCCTGTTTTTTTCTGTCGTTGTTGGCTGTTTCATGTGAATGACCCAAACAAACAGTTCCCATAAAACTATCTTTAAAGTTTGGCTGACGATTCAGAGGTGAAGCTACTGTATGTTCATCCTGGTCACCAGATTGTTCACTATAGTGTGTCTTAAAAGAGGTCCTCCTGTTCTTTGATCATAAAACAGTGGGAGTATGTCAGTGGTCTACTGACATAGAGGGGCCCAGCCACTATAGTAGAGAGATGTTTGGACTAAGGCAAGCCATATAGCATCCTACCTATAGCATAATACCTACAGTATCATACCTATAGCATCATACCTATAGCATCATACCTACAGTATCATACCTATAGCATCATACCTATAGCATCATACCTACAGTATCATACCTATAGCATCCTACCTATAGCATAATACCTACAGTATCATACCTATAGCATCATACCTATAGCATCATACCTACAGTATCATACCTATAGCATCATACCTATAGCATCATACCTACAGTATCATACCTATAGCATCATACCTATAGCATCATTGCCATTAGTATCCAACTTCACTGTCTCAAGCAGGTGTTCTAGGATCTTCTCTGGTGTTCCAGACATCACCGTatacctgtgtgtttgtgggagagggagacagagagagagagagagagagagagcaagagagatagaaagggaagacaggaagaggaagagagtatAGGTATGTGTGCAGGTGTGTAGTGAGCAACAAGCAGACACTTTACTAAAGAGGCAGTCAGTCAGCATCACCAGCATCACATTCCCAACGTTTGTTAAAACACTTGAGGTGAGATAAAGTGCAATCCATTCAACTGAACAGGGTTGAAATCCATGTATGTGTTGAATCAACAATAGGTGAGCAGGTAATTGTCACAGTTAACAACACTGTCCACAAAAATGGTACTGAAAAGTACAGCAAAGAAATGTGTTTACATGACGTTGGATTAATAACACCTTGGATGAGTGTGTTCATTAAGGTTGAATGATGAATCTAAAAGTACTTGTTTAACTGTTGTTATACAGTATGCTGTATGAGAGGTGTGCGTGCCTTACTTGCTGATGTTTCCTGTCCCTCCCTGATTGGTCGACTCAGCCTTCTCCAGCACCAGCACAGCTTTCCCATGTTCCTCCAGACGCACAGTGTTAGCCTCCACATCCTGAAACACAGTCATACAGACTGTATGTacttacacacatactgtataaatgCGCGCAGGACAGTACTCATCAGTATGAATACCATATGTACACAACATCAGGTTGTGACCAAACCCACCTTGAGGATGCGTATGAAGTCCTGTTTGTCGACTCGTAGGAAGTGGCAGTTGTCCTCTCTCAGGATGATGGAGGCTGCTCTGGGAGCATCGTTCACCAGGGCCAGCTGCCCAAAGTCTTCTCCCTCATGTAACGTCGTCACCAGGCCCTGCATCACatacatgcacgtacacacacaaggTATAACTATGTAACTGTAAGTACAGTGTGAATACAATTCAAATTTAGTCTCCAAAAATGTATCAAAAGTGTGTATACTAAAGAATTGTAAACAAATAAGAGACTTGGGGTAATGGCCTTACCTTTCCATGTGTGATGACATTGACTGAGCCCTTCCAGATGATGTACCAGGAAGTACCTTTGTCTCCCTGACTGAACACtgagaaacacagagacacataaatAGGGTTAAtcacaccagtctctctctctcacacacctgcaTCTAAGTCAAACACCTTCACAGGTAATGATGTGCCAAAGGGCACTAagtccagtggtggaaaaggtactcaattgtcatacttgagtaaaagtaatgaAACCTTAATAGGAAattactcaagtgaaagtcacccagtaaaatactacttcagtaaaagtctaaacgtatttggttttaaatatatttaagtatcaaaagtaaatggactCACTAAAATGtccttaagtatcaaaagtaaaagtaaaagtattaatAATTTCAAcgtccttatattaagcaaaccagacggcacaattttcttgttttttattttatttacggacagccagggtcacactccaacactccgacatcatttacaaacaaagcatgtgtatttagtgagtctgccagatcagaggcagtagagatgaccagggatgttctcttgataagtgtgtgaattggaccattttcaactacttttgggtatcagggaaaatgtatggagtaaaaatgaCATTActgtctttaggaatgtagtgaagaaaAAGTAAAAGCtgccaaaaatataaacagtaaagtacagtacaaatacctcaaaaaacgacttaagtagtactctaaagtatttttacttatgtactttacaccactgactaaGTCCAATAAAAACAAATGGCTGGGAGGCAAAATACTGGTCGTCTGTATCTTCTTGTCCATGTTCACAAAGGTACACATGGCATTTAGGTTGGCGTTTCAGTCAGCTCTGCCGATACTCAGCTTTCTCTGACAATATAATGGACTGATTGTCCAAGATAAAGATGTTGAAATATTCCAGTGGGTTTCAGTAGGTTTTACATCAGTGGAAGGAATAATTAGTTCTGCCTAAAGGACAGGTTAGTTGTATACTGCAGTGAGGGGGAGGATGGAAACAGAGACAGAGCATCTATAGCACTGTGGTAGTTATGTGGGCCCACCACAGTTCAAACAAACATCACAGACGACTATTACAGACTATCACACTCACATACTGTGCCTGCTTTGGCATGGGACTCAAACACCAACACTGCTGCCAACTCCTTACGCACCTACAGGAGGGAAAAGGAAAGGGAACAAGACAGGGTTGAACAGGGAGAGGTCAGAGGGAGGGGCAGTGTAAAGCTCTATGGGACATACAGTAGGGTCACTTCCTCCTCTCGGACCCAGATTAAACGGATTCCTGGATTTAAAACCACGTTCAATCACTTTTGATACTCTATTGAGGATTGCTTTTGTATCCCAGGAGTAGACTTAATCTGGATCCGGGAAACCGTCATCATGTGCAGGCTTTCTAGTCCACAGGAGGCACAATCCACTTTCTAAGAACTGGATCTATATTTAATTCACAAAGTGTCTAAGAGTAGGAGTAGTGACCTAGAATCAGATCCCCCCGTCCaaataatcttattcattatgatctatgAGGCAAAACTGACGCTGTATCAGTACTCCTACCTTGAGACTTTGAATACGGCCCATGGTGTAGCAGTTTCTTATTACTACAGAACGTTCTGAACATCTTCTGACTAGACTCAGGCTGTATGCATCCTAaatagaaccatattccctatggagtttactacttttggccagagccctatgtgccttgttcaaaagtagtgcactacacagggaagtGTGACATTTAGGACTCAGCCAGCCCAGGGACAGAACAGGATGCTGTCACTCACGGAGGTGGAGAGATGAGCAGCAGCCTTGACATGAAGCAGCTCCTCATAGATCACTTCCAGGTCCTCAGCACTTCGCTGGCTAGGGCTACAGATTGGAAGGGATATGGGCAGGTTACAATACTGTCACGGGCTATGATTTAGAATAGAATGGGTTatgataggataggatagaatacaAGTTCATTGTCCCCTCGACTTCAAGGGTAAAACAAACTTGATTCAGACACACTATAATAAAATGTAACTCACCATTTACGTAAAATCATGGTCAGAAGAGCATCTGGACCCATCTGGAGTAATAACGACAAACCCTCCTGCAGCTCTTCGTCTGATTGGTCCTTCTCATGGGTTGTGTGTTTCAGGTAGAGATTCTCATTGGCCGTGTGATTCAGTGCATTCTTCTCATTAGTCAAGTGGCTCAGTCCAAACTCCGAATCCAGGAAGCGGTAAAATTGAGTGTCTTTGTCATGGAAGTTTAACTCTTGCTTCACTACATTGTGATGATAGGAGACATTGAGTTTTGTTACACTCACAGAGAGGAGTTGATTCTCACTGATCATATTTGATAATAGATTATGATAATTACTCTCACCCACTCTAATGACAGTGAGGACTTCACTAAACTATCACAAAACTTACAATGACCAAAACTGCTATGGCTTGATTAAGAATTTTGAACTTTGATGAAAGAAAGAATTGCAGTTATTCATTTACCATGAACAATGATTCCTTCATCCACCAGGACTTGCCACATTCCAACTGCCTGGCTCCTTGATTGGAGGTATTTGTTTAGCTTCATCAGCCAATCAACAAGATCTTTCCCCGAACAACATTGTCTGTAAGGAGAGAGTGAGACCTCTACAAGGGAACTATACAAAGCAATAGTTATTGCAGTCATTGATATAGGAGGCCCAATACATACCTGTAGCTCTTCAGGTGATGCTTTCTGTCTCTGATCAGGTCAGGGTTACGCTCtatcaaggcactgtacacaacCCTCGCTGCTTTCAGAATACGATCAGACAGAAACTTCAAggggtgagagtgagagaaagaaagaaatagggagagagagagagagagaaagcttagAAAATCTTTTGTACAAATCAAAAGATAATTGTACGACGGGTCTCTTACTATGCTTATCATAGACACACAACCAACAATCCTTTATATGATGTGTTTAGATAGGAGATTCTAGGAATAAAGAAGAAATGGGAAATATCACAAAGGGTCTTGTTTATCAATAGAATGCGTGCCAACAGTGACCTACTGCAGGCAGGAGTTAGAGTGAAACGTGAAAAGTGTCAGAAAACATATCTTCTGAGAGGAGCATTATAGAAAGTAGACCATGTGTGATGTCACATACGTCACTAGTGTGAGTGGAGAGTTTTTCTTTGCGGGGGGccctaattgtgtgtgtgggaggcAAGCACACCTAAATTCCCTCCGCATAAGAGTGAAGAGGTGGATGTCACTTGGCTATAGTGACAACTTTTCCTCTCTGACAGCTTTCACTTTTCTTCCACTTTCTCACTATCCCCCCCGGGTGTAGCAATCAGTGATGCAGACCAGAGCTTACTTAACTCACAACACATTGTGACTGCTGCTATGCTGTCGCTGTCATAC of the Oncorhynchus kisutch isolate 150728-3 linkage group LG17, Okis_V2, whole genome shotgun sequence genome contains:
- the LOC109908218 gene encoding rap guanine nucleotide exchange factor 3 isoform X1 — encoded protein: MAEEVSVTASAMFSMDTFFKSILFPSRRITPEEGETPLPEALDTQDTMKQFLSDRILKAARVVYSALIERNPDLIRDRKHHLKSYRQCCSGKDLVDWLMKLNKYLQSRSQAVGMWQVLVDEGIIVHVKQELNFHDKDTQFYRFLDSEFGLSHLTNEKNALNHTANENLYLKHTTHEKDQSDEELQEGLSLLLQMGPDALLTMILRKCPSQRSAEDLEVIYEELLHVKAAAHLSTSVRKELAAVLVFESHAKAGTVLFSQGDKGTSWYIIWKGSVNVITHGKGLVTTLHEGEDFGQLALVNDAPRAASIILREDNCHFLRVDKQDFIRILKDVEANTVRLEEHGKAVLVLEKAESTNQGGTGNISKYTVMSGTPEKILEHLLETVKLDTNGNDAIDPCVSDFLLTHRVFMPSSQLCPALQQHYHAEPSEGSELEKAAYALNTKQKIVKLIGQWVALFSQMLKDDPIAVDFLETLRKEVSGDSRLSSMLREQLRDRRRTRVLENGFGSLARFDWFSSCEEPVGKCLPIRSQDKVLYEIFRPDHTSVTLMLPVNTSVQEVMSSLVNPGGDHVLVKMNSKGDRTQLKLDTTAVYTSLGLNERLFLCSASQVEQLTPLKEQQGPDQSTMDTWEQMCPKDIASQLTNYDWELFTAMHEVELVYYIFGRHKFPGVTTANLERFVHRFNEVQYWVVTEVCLCTDLVKRAMLLKKFIKIAVVLKEQKNLNSFFAVMFGLSNSAVQRLYKTWERVPSKTKRVYCAYERLMDPSRNHRAYRLAVAKLSPPYIPFMPLLLKDMTFIHEGNKNYTDKLVNFEKMRLIAKTVKIVRGCRSTPYVPSSPQKGLADRMFLEAPSIRLSTYSEQSPPLRNPSNIRHYVQNFEVIDNQHKLTQLSRAMER
- the LOC109908218 gene encoding rap guanine nucleotide exchange factor 3 isoform X2, whose translation is MHLFRSYNYRVFPDRYSVETSSIRGISWTPLPEALDTQDTMKQFLSDRILKAARVVYSALIERNPDLIRDRKHHLKSYRQCCSGKDLVDWLMKLNKYLQSRSQAVGMWQVLVDEGIIVHVKQELNFHDKDTQFYRFLDSEFGLSHLTNEKNALNHTANENLYLKHTTHEKDQSDEELQEGLSLLLQMGPDALLTMILRKCPSQRSAEDLEVIYEELLHVKAAAHLSTSVRKELAAVLVFESHAKAGTVLFSQGDKGTSWYIIWKGSVNVITHGKGLVTTLHEGEDFGQLALVNDAPRAASIILREDNCHFLRVDKQDFIRILKDVEANTVRLEEHGKAVLVLEKAESTNQGGTGNISKYTVMSGTPEKILEHLLETVKLDTNGNDAIDPCVSDFLLTHRVFMPSSQLCPALQQHYHAEPSEGSELEKAAYALNTKQKIVKLIGQWVALFSQMLKDDPIAVDFLETLRKEVSGDSRLSSMLREQLRDRRRTRVLENGFGSLARFDWFSSCEEPVGKCLPIRSQDKVLYEIFRPDHTSVTLMLPVNTSVQEVMSSLVNPGGDHVLVKMNSKGDRTQLKLDTTAVYTSLGLNERLFLCSASQVEQLTPLKEQQGPDQSTMDTWEQMCPKDIASQLTNYDWELFTAMHEVELVYYIFGRHKFPGVTTANLERFVHRFNEVQYWVVTEVCLCTDLVKRAMLLKKFIKIAVVLKEQKNLNSFFAVMFGLSNSAVQRLYKTWERVPSKTKRVYCAYERLMDPSRNHRAYRLAVAKLSPPYIPFMPLLLKDMTFIHEGNKNYTDKLVNFEKMRLIAKTVKIVRGCRSTPYVPSSPQKGLADRMFLEAPSIRLSTYSEQSPPLRNPSNIRHYVQNFEVIDNQHKLTQLSRAMER